From the Psychrilyobacter piezotolerans genome, one window contains:
- a CDS encoding uracil-DNA glycosylase: MKINNLWEELNFEINTCKVFKKSEKDSKVLLGGGNRNSNLLFIGDDPSLFEDENLRVAPNSSGAFFKNLYELVDLPPEEFYLTNIVKCSLRLKDLSQEEKKIYADVLDMQIALLNPKVIVTLGQEVSRFLLRDNTLKISEIRGKTYDWDGGIKVNPIYDPNFLIRNSDKKKGSPKWLTWKDMEEIKKFMENTHG, translated from the coding sequence ATGAAAATTAACAATTTATGGGAAGAACTCAATTTTGAGATAAATACCTGTAAGGTTTTTAAAAAAAGCGAAAAAGACAGTAAAGTATTGTTAGGAGGGGGAAATAGAAATTCTAACCTTTTATTTATAGGGGATGATCCCAGTCTTTTTGAGGATGAAAACCTGAGAGTTGCTCCTAACAGCAGCGGTGCATTTTTTAAAAATCTATATGAATTGGTCGATCTGCCACCTGAGGAATTTTATCTTACCAATATTGTAAAATGCAGTTTGCGATTAAAGGACCTTTCCCAGGAGGAGAAGAAGATCTATGCAGATGTTTTGGATATGCAGATTGCCCTTCTAAATCCTAAAGTAATAGTTACCCTGGGTCAGGAAGTCAGCCGGTTTTTACTGAGGGATAATACATTAAAAATTTCTGAAATTCGTGGAAAAACCTATGATTGGGATGGGGGAATCAAGGTAAATCCTATCTATGATCCTAATTTTTTAATCAGAAACAGTGACAAAAAAAAGGGCAGCCCAAAATGGCTCACTTGGAAAGATATGGAGGAGATCAAAAAATTCATGGAAAATACCCATGGATAA
- a CDS encoding peptide MFS transporter — MEKARKKPLGFYVCSMAFVFERFAFYSAKWLIAVFLVAKIADGGLGIEPGDAAKMTANLVAFTYLAPIIGGYLSDKVFGARYLVPIGMLLMGAGYLVGWQANSTGMVNLMIILLSLGTGLFKCQTNAITGRLFDDPGELDGAFSTQYSFVNVGAFLGTTIIGLLVGFKGYSFCFLVIAIIMFVNAAFFVYGWRFLGDTGKKPFKIAENKEEKKVEEKEEKVPLTTIEKKRIGAIVLVSVFSIIFWVLWYLAYMPVYYYWGGDNGAANWMIGNFTIPTAWFDSLNAFMCIALGPVLGKLWSTLAKRPKGDLSMFKKTALGMMLMGLSYVIFALADISRGNNLAPIAWIIAMGVVLSTGEMVFSPLGNSFIAKFSPPRLLTGMMSIWVLAVFFAGKSYGYLYAYTLKFDFAKAYLVIAAIAIFAGIILWGLDKKLNGLVVEEKAAEEAVA, encoded by the coding sequence ATGGAAAAAGCAAGAAAAAAGCCATTAGGATTTTATGTGTGTTCAATGGCTTTCGTATTTGAAAGATTTGCGTTTTACTCAGCTAAATGGTTAATCGCAGTATTCTTAGTTGCTAAGATAGCAGACGGTGGATTAGGAATTGAACCAGGGGATGCAGCAAAGATGACAGCAAACTTGGTAGCATTTACTTACTTAGCACCAATAATTGGAGGATATCTTTCAGATAAAGTATTTGGAGCCAGATACCTTGTGCCTATCGGTATGTTACTCATGGGAGCAGGTTACTTAGTAGGATGGCAGGCTAATAGTACCGGGATGGTTAACTTAATGATTATCTTACTATCTTTAGGTACAGGATTATTCAAGTGCCAGACAAATGCCATAACAGGTAGACTTTTCGATGATCCCGGTGAATTAGACGGAGCATTTTCTACTCAGTATTCATTCGTTAATGTTGGTGCTTTCTTGGGAACAACTATTATCGGTTTGCTTGTAGGATTTAAAGGATATTCTTTCTGTTTCTTAGTTATTGCAATCATAATGTTTGTTAACGCAGCTTTCTTTGTATATGGTTGGAGATTTCTAGGGGACACAGGTAAAAAGCCATTTAAAATCGCTGAGAATAAAGAAGAGAAAAAAGTTGAAGAAAAAGAAGAAAAAGTTCCTTTAACTACAATTGAAAAGAAAAGAATTGGTGCTATCGTTTTAGTATCGGTCTTCTCAATTATCTTTTGGGTACTATGGTACTTAGCATATATGCCTGTTTATTACTACTGGGGTGGAGACAACGGAGCTGCAAACTGGATGATTGGAAACTTTACAATCCCTACAGCTTGGTTTGATTCATTAAACGCATTTATGTGTATCGCGCTGGGACCTGTATTAGGTAAGTTATGGTCTACATTAGCTAAGAGACCTAAGGGTGACTTGAGCATGTTTAAGAAAACTGCCTTAGGTATGATGCTTATGGGACTATCCTATGTGATATTTGCACTAGCTGACATTTCAAGAGGAAACAATCTTGCTCCTATCGCTTGGATAATTGCAATGGGTGTTGTACTATCCACTGGTGAAATGGTGTTCTCTCCACTTGGAAATTCATTTATCGCAAAGTTTTCGCCACCAAGATTACTAACTGGGATGATGAGTATCTGGGTATTAGCGGTGTTCTTTGCAGGTAAATCATATGGTTACTTATATGCATATACGCTAAAGTTTGACTTTGCAAAGGCATATCTTGTTATTGCAGCAATTGCTATCTTTGCCGGAATTATCCTTTGGGGACTGGATAAGAAATTAAACGGCTTAGTTGTAGAAGAAAAAGCAGCAGAAGAAGCAGTCGCTTAA
- a CDS encoding tRNA threonylcarbamoyladenosine dehydratase: MKQFSRQSLLIGEENTKKLINSSVIVFGLGGVGGFTIEGLSRAGIGTITLVDFDTVDITNLNRQLIATHSTVGEEKTKLFKDRILDINPNAVVNIHNLRVTPENAKTLFDHIKYDYIVDAIDTVSAKLALIEISKDRNIPIISSMGFGNKLDPTTIQISDISKTSVCPLARTIRQELKKRRIKKVKTVFSTEIAIKPKNPDGSREKAVNVGSVSFVPSVAGLIIAGEVIKDLIKIKQELI, encoded by the coding sequence ATGAAACAATTTAGTAGGCAGTCTCTCCTAATTGGAGAGGAAAATACAAAAAAATTAATAAATTCTTCGGTAATCGTCTTCGGATTAGGTGGTGTCGGTGGATTTACCATAGAAGGATTAAGCCGTGCAGGTATCGGAACTATAACCTTGGTTGATTTTGATACTGTGGATATCACCAATTTAAACAGACAGCTTATAGCCACACACAGCACTGTTGGAGAAGAAAAAACAAAGTTATTTAAAGATCGTATCCTGGATATAAATCCTAATGCTGTAGTTAATATCCATAACCTCAGGGTTACACCTGAAAATGCAAAAACTTTATTTGATCATATTAAATATGATTATATTGTAGATGCCATAGATACAGTTTCTGCTAAATTAGCTTTAATTGAGATCAGTAAAGATAGAAATATCCCTATAATCTCTTCTATGGGATTTGGAAATAAATTGGACCCCACAACTATACAAATTTCAGATATCAGTAAAACCAGTGTCTGTCCTTTGGCTCGTACTATAAGACAGGAGCTGAAAAAAAGAAGGATAAAAAAAGTTAAAACAGTTTTTTCTACAGAGATTGCCATAAAGCCTAAGAATCCAGATGGTTCCAGGGAAAAAGCTGTCAATGTAGGGAGTGTCTCCTTTGTTCCTTCAGTAGCAGGGCTTATTATAGCCGGAGAAGTAATTAAAGATCTAATAAAAATTAAACAGGAGTTGATATAG
- a CDS encoding molecular chaperone, protein MKRIIVSIYLLMISMLYANFQVGPQVQKVSLNRPGTQKIYLRNDTNKLKKIKIYSQRPEDQKTKDLYMGDWIIVYPKLVYLKPNSKKTIRMAARPPQGLVDGEYRSHLVFEELPVKKYDNSEKDESKAGVNIDIIHILVSTVYGYRGKLEYGGIFEDFQVVTDKEKAYFVSKITNTGTTALDVVYKVTYYENMKKLKTEDLLVGKAMRENYLDSITELNKISKGANKMKVEYYYRIPKGSKEVKEGEEEYDEFKLGEKLISIKKISAEKYLKELEEKKKAEVEAKKLEKEKVEIEGKKES, encoded by the coding sequence ATGAAAAGAATAATAGTATCCATATACTTATTGATGATTTCAATGCTGTATGCTAATTTCCAGGTAGGTCCTCAAGTTCAAAAAGTCAGTTTAAACAGACCTGGAACCCAGAAAATTTATCTGAGGAATGATACCAATAAATTAAAAAAAATAAAAATTTATTCCCAGAGACCTGAAGATCAGAAGACCAAGGATCTCTATATGGGAGACTGGATCATAGTATATCCTAAGCTGGTTTATCTTAAACCCAATAGTAAAAAAACAATTAGGATGGCTGCCAGACCTCCTCAGGGTCTGGTGGATGGAGAGTATAGAAGCCATCTGGTATTTGAAGAATTGCCGGTAAAAAAATATGATAATAGTGAAAAAGATGAGAGTAAGGCAGGAGTTAATATAGATATAATTCATATACTGGTTTCCACAGTATATGGTTATAGGGGTAAATTAGAGTATGGGGGGATTTTTGAGGACTTTCAGGTTGTTACCGATAAGGAAAAGGCATATTTTGTATCTAAGATAACAAATACAGGAACAACAGCCTTGGATGTTGTTTATAAGGTAACCTATTATGAAAATATGAAAAAATTAAAAACAGAAGATTTATTGGTGGGAAAGGCTATGAGAGAGAATTATTTAGATTCTATTACAGAGTTAAATAAGATTTCAAAGGGTGCCAATAAGATGAAGGTAGAATATTATTATAGAATTCCAAAGGGAAGTAAGGAAGTAAAGGAAGGAGAGGAGGAATACGATGAATTTAAACTAGGGGAAAAACTTATTTCCATAAAAAAAATAAGTGCAGAAAAATATCTAAAAGAGTTGGAAGAAAAAAAGAAAGCAGAAGTGGAAGCTAAAAAGCTGGAAAAAGAAAAAGTTGAAATCGAAGGAAAAAAGGAAAGTTAA
- a CDS encoding 5-formyltetrahydrofolate cyclo-ligase translates to MDKKQIRSEVLKKRNNLSKEFIKKYSEEVFNILINSSIYADAHVIMSYMSFGGEIDTNFINNHILKSGKTLILPKMMEDGGLAGVIYDDSKKFNDDNSFKIKEIDGTHADIKKIDLIIIPGLAFDLNGSRIGFGKGYYDKFLENYSGLIVAPHYDFQLYENIPSESHDKKINYLLGGSLKIVK, encoded by the coding sequence ATGGATAAAAAACAAATAAGATCTGAAGTTTTAAAAAAAAGAAATAACCTCTCTAAGGAATTCATAAAAAAATATTCTGAAGAAGTTTTTAATATACTTATAAATTCTTCCATCTATGCAGATGCTCACGTTATCATGTCCTATATGAGTTTTGGAGGAGAGATCGACACTAATTTTATAAACAACCATATTTTAAAAAGTGGAAAGACTCTAATCCTTCCAAAAATGATGGAAGATGGCGGGTTGGCAGGAGTTATCTATGATGATTCTAAAAAATTTAATGATGATAATTCATTTAAAATCAAAGAGATAGACGGGACTCATGCAGATATTAAAAAAATAGATCTGATTATCATTCCGGGATTAGCCTTTGATCTAAATGGCAGCCGTATAGGATTCGGGAAGGGGTACTATGATAAATTTTTAGAAAATTATTCCGGCCTTATCGTAGCCCCCCACTACGACTTTCAACTATATGAAAACATTCCCTCTGAATCCCACGATAAAAAAATAAATTATTTACTGGGAGGCTCTCTAAAAATTGTTAAATAA
- a CDS encoding ArsR/SmtB family transcription factor produces MTIERATLLLKMMSNPIRLGILRELTLRDEICVGNLEDLLNVSQSSASQHLAHLRNSGIVSSRKNGKKVCYKVSEESIKDILKALNI; encoded by the coding sequence ATGACTATAGAAAGAGCAACCTTACTGCTTAAGATGATGTCTAATCCAATAAGATTAGGGATATTGAGGGAATTAACACTTAGAGATGAAATTTGTGTAGGAAATTTGGAAGATCTTTTGAATGTCTCCCAGTCCAGTGCTTCCCAGCACCTGGCACACCTCAGGAATTCAGGGATAGTAAGTTCCAGGAAGAACGGGAAAAAAGTCTGCTATAAAGTTTCAGAGGAAAGTATAAAAGATATTTTAAAAGCATTAAATATATAG
- the ychF gene encoding redox-regulated ATPase YchF, with protein MIGIGIVGLPNVGKSTLFNAITKAGAAEAANYPFCTIEPNVGMVTVPDSRLEELSKIINPQRVQHATVEFTDIAGLVKGAASGEGLGNKFLTHIKNTQAICQVVRCFEDENVVHVDGSVDPIRDIEVINAELILSDLESVERGIEKQAKLVRAKNKEAMALVPVLEKCKVHLEDSKLLNTLKLTPEELETIKGYQLLTVKPMMFAANVSDSDLATGNEYVEQVVEYAKDLDAEVVIVSAQVESELQEMDEEDREMFLEELGVTEPGLNRLIRGGYKLLGLQTYFTAGVKEVRAWTIKIGDTAPKAAGEIHTDFEKGFIRAKVVGYDEFITNNGWKGSQEAGSLRLEGKEYVVKDGDLMEFLFNV; from the coding sequence ATGATTGGAATAGGAATCGTTGGACTACCAAATGTAGGTAAATCAACATTATTTAATGCAATAACAAAGGCAGGAGCGGCAGAAGCAGCAAATTATCCTTTTTGTACCATAGAGCCCAATGTAGGTATGGTAACAGTACCTGACAGCAGATTAGAGGAACTATCTAAGATAATAAACCCGCAGAGAGTACAACATGCTACAGTAGAATTTACAGATATCGCAGGATTGGTAAAAGGTGCAGCCAGTGGAGAGGGATTAGGAAATAAATTCCTGACACATATCAAAAATACACAGGCAATATGCCAGGTTGTAAGATGTTTTGAGGATGAAAATGTAGTTCATGTAGATGGATCTGTAGACCCAATAAGAGACATTGAAGTAATAAATGCTGAACTTATCTTATCGGATTTAGAATCTGTAGAGAGAGGTATCGAAAAACAAGCTAAATTAGTCAGAGCTAAAAACAAGGAAGCTATGGCATTGGTTCCTGTACTGGAAAAATGTAAAGTTCACTTGGAAGACTCTAAATTATTAAATACGTTAAAGTTAACTCCGGAAGAATTAGAAACTATAAAGGGATACCAGTTATTAACAGTAAAGCCTATGATGTTTGCTGCTAATGTATCTGATAGTGATCTTGCTACAGGAAATGAATATGTGGAGCAGGTAGTAGAATATGCAAAAGATCTTGATGCAGAGGTTGTAATCGTATCAGCTCAGGTTGAATCTGAATTACAGGAGATGGATGAAGAAGACAGAGAGATGTTTTTAGAGGAATTAGGAGTAACTGAGCCTGGATTAAACAGACTTATTCGTGGTGGATACAAATTATTAGGACTTCAAACTTACTTTACAGCAGGGGTAAAAGAAGTTAGAGCATGGACTATAAAGATAGGAGATACTGCTCCTAAAGCTGCCGGAGAGATCCATACTGATTTTGAAAAAGGATTTATCAGAGCCAAAGTAGTAGGATATGATGAGTTCATCACAAACAATGGATGGAAAGGTTCCCAAGAAGCCGGATCACTCAGACTTGAAGGGAAAGAGTACGTTGTAAAAGATGGAGATCTAATGGAATTCTTATTTAATGTATAA
- a CDS encoding flavodoxin, protein MKKIGLFYGTTGGRTTGVVDEFDFNLRDDVEIFDVANGIEKIKEFENLILVTPSYGFGELEAHWEAVIEDFKKIDLSGKTLALVGLGSQTTFGESFVGALEVLYKIIIKNGGKVIGLTSTDGYHFEECEAIVEGKFMGLVLDEENQDDMTPDRIYEWLEVIKSEFN, encoded by the coding sequence ATGAAAAAAATAGGATTATTTTATGGAACTACCGGTGGAAGAACTACTGGTGTAGTTGATGAATTTGATTTCAACCTAAGAGATGACGTTGAAATATTTGATGTAGCCAATGGAATCGAGAAAATAAAAGAATTTGAAAACTTAATCTTAGTTACACCTAGTTATGGATTTGGTGAATTGGAAGCTCACTGGGAAGCTGTCATAGAGGACTTTAAAAAAATTGATCTTAGTGGCAAAACTTTAGCTCTTGTAGGTTTAGGAAGCCAGACTACATTTGGAGAATCATTTGTGGGAGCTTTAGAAGTTTTATATAAGATTATCATTAAAAATGGCGGTAAGGTTATTGGATTAACTTCTACAGATGGATATCATTTTGAAGAATGTGAAGCTATAGTTGAAGGTAAATTTATGGGATTAGTTTTAGATGAAGAAAATCAAGATGACATGACTCCTGACAGGATCTATGAATGGCTTGAAGTTATTAAATCAGAATTTAACTAA
- a CDS encoding MBL fold metallo-hydrolase produces MNIKEFKLGMMPTNSFLVWKDKEAVLFDCGGANLSGLETFIEENNLTLKKVVFTHGHYDHIAGLLKLKEIYPDIEVYIGKEEEEFLTNSALSLSDYLAKIDFKYEDSYKTVKDGDTIDEFVVIDTPGHTRGGKCFFHKESGIVIVGDTMFKGSYGRYDLPTSDGKSLFASLKKLCDTLPAETRVYNGHSGMTTIGEEKNNLTRNGII; encoded by the coding sequence ATGAATATAAAGGAATTTAAACTTGGAATGATGCCAACAAATAGTTTTTTAGTTTGGAAGGACAAAGAGGCTGTTTTATTTGATTGCGGCGGAGCAAACTTATCGGGATTAGAAACTTTTATAGAGGAGAACAATTTAACTCTAAAAAAAGTTGTTTTTACCCATGGGCACTATGACCATATTGCTGGATTATTAAAATTAAAAGAGATCTATCCTGATATAGAGGTATATATAGGAAAGGAAGAGGAGGAGTTTTTAACAAATTCTGCCCTAAGTCTTTCGGATTATTTAGCTAAGATAGATTTTAAATATGAAGACAGTTATAAAACAGTAAAGGATGGAGATACTATAGATGAATTTGTAGTAATAGATACTCCGGGGCATACCAGAGGCGGGAAATGTTTTTTCCATAAGGAATCAGGGATAGTAATCGTAGGAGACACTATGTTTAAGGGAAGTTATGGAAGGTATGATCTGCCAACCAGTGATGGGAAAAGCTTATTTGCCAGCCTGAAAAAATTATGCGATACTCTGCCGGCCGAAACAAGGGTATATAACGGACATTCAGGGATGACTACCATTGGGGAAGAAAAAAATAATTTGACGAGAAATGGAATTATTTAG
- the citX gene encoding citrate lyase holo-[acyl-carrier protein] synthase has translation MINPMDILDARENRAYLQEELIKKFNLPLLVIRANYPGIDKNNEVTKYIIEIMYETILSYISPINIKKIDSFEGIVYLLSIDTSPAVLKKSAVDMETTHPLGRLVDIDILDLNNHTLSRTDLGSPPRRCFICSSPAHNCVRSKKHSLEEILKHIENKVSDYKNLTADHTDRYK, from the coding sequence ATGATAAACCCAATGGATATCTTAGATGCCAGAGAAAATCGCGCTTATTTACAGGAGGAATTAATAAAAAAGTTTAACCTTCCCCTCCTTGTAATCCGGGCTAACTACCCGGGAATAGATAAAAATAATGAAGTAACTAAATATATTATAGAAATAATGTATGAGACAATATTATCCTATATTTCCCCTATTAATATAAAAAAAATAGATTCCTTTGAAGGGATTGTCTACCTTTTAAGTATTGATACTTCTCCTGCTGTGTTAAAAAAGAGTGCAGTGGATATGGAAACTACCCACCCCTTGGGAAGACTGGTAGATATCGATATCTTAGACCTGAATAATCATACTTTGAGCCGTACCGACCTGGGATCTCCTCCCAGAAGGTGCTTTATTTGTTCCAGCCCGGCCCATAACTGTGTAAGAAGTAAAAAACATAGTTTAGAGGAAATTTTGAAACATATAGAAAATAAGGTTTCAGATTATAAAAATTTAACTGCAGATCACACAGACAGATACAAATAA
- the citG gene encoding triphosphoribosyl-dephospho-CoA synthase CitG has protein sequence MYNDIIFKLGEFATEAMIYEVSCFPSFGLVSPVSSGSHTDMDYFTFIDSTTALNRYFLEMASAGYSNDPINEIFSNARKIGEKAEKAMYIKTKGVNTHKGMIFVLGLGITASSKILYDGGDFNEISKLIKDMTTGIVESELKNLNTKTDLTHGEKIFLEYGISGVRGEAEMGFPIVFDYALGLYDSTKELGQNNRLVQALLGIMSRCKDTTILHRHDYETLLNLQKNSENLISLGGFNNLDNLSEINNLNYHNEKHGISPGGCADLLALTVFLSKLKESFFPLK, from the coding sequence ATGTATAACGACATAATATTTAAATTAGGTGAATTCGCCACTGAAGCTATGATCTATGAGGTCTCTTGTTTCCCTTCCTTTGGTTTGGTTTCCCCTGTATCTTCTGGAAGTCATACAGATATGGATTATTTTACCTTCATAGACAGCACCACTGCCCTAAACAGGTATTTTTTAGAAATGGCTTCTGCTGGATATTCCAACGACCCTATTAATGAGATATTTTCCAATGCCAGGAAAATCGGTGAAAAAGCTGAGAAAGCCATGTACATTAAAACTAAGGGGGTAAACACACACAAAGGGATGATCTTTGTTTTAGGTCTGGGGATCACTGCCAGCAGCAAAATTTTATATGATGGTGGAGATTTTAACGAGATCTCTAAGCTGATAAAAGATATGACCACTGGTATAGTAGAGAGTGAACTGAAAAACCTGAATACTAAAACTGACCTTACCCATGGGGAGAAAATTTTTTTAGAATATGGAATCAGCGGGGTTCGTGGAGAAGCTGAGATGGGATTCCCCATAGTCTTCGACTATGCCTTAGGCCTCTATGATTCTACCAAGGAATTAGGACAAAATAATCGTTTAGTCCAGGCGCTTTTAGGAATTATGAGCCGGTGTAAAGATACTACCATCCTTCATAGGCATGATTATGAGACCCTCCTAAATTTACAAAAAAACTCTGAAAATTTAATAAGTTTAGGAGGATTTAATAATTTAGATAACCTTTCTGAAATTAATAATTTAAATTATCACAATGAAAAACACGGTATTAGTCCCGGAGGGTGTGCAGACCTGCTGGCTTTAACTGTTTTTCTCAGTAAACTAAAGGAGTCATTTTTTCCTCTTAAATAA
- a CDS encoding MBL fold metallo-hydrolase — protein sequence MKVSILGSGSSGNSIFVEVDKVKILIDAGFSGKKIKEKLEVIGEDINDIQALLITHEHGDHVLGAGIISRKYKLPIYITKESYNACQHKLGKIEPSNLNFIDGKFYLDNISITPFDVMHDAERTIGFSVEYMEKKLTLATDIGHITNIVREQFKGSQIAIIECNYDYNMLMNCDYPWDLKSRVKGRNGHLCNEDTAKFLTELYHEDLEKVYLVHVSNDSNCYDLAYNTVEFELIKNDINIDLEIVRQNTVTPIYKSKK from the coding sequence ATGAAAGTATCAATACTAGGGAGCGGAAGTTCTGGAAATTCTATTTTTGTCGAGGTAGATAAGGTTAAAATTTTAATCGATGCTGGATTTAGCGGTAAAAAAATAAAGGAAAAATTAGAAGTTATAGGAGAAGATATCAATGATATTCAGGCACTCCTCATAACCCACGAACACGGAGATCATGTTTTAGGAGCTGGAATTATCTCCAGGAAATATAAGCTGCCTATCTATATAACCAAGGAAAGTTATAATGCCTGTCAGCATAAATTAGGAAAAATAGAACCTTCGAATCTAAATTTTATAGATGGGAAGTTTTATTTAGATAATATATCAATAACCCCATTTGATGTTATGCACGATGCAGAGAGAACTATTGGCTTTTCCGTGGAATACATGGAAAAGAAACTTACCTTGGCTACAGACATAGGGCATATAACCAATATTGTGCGGGAGCAGTTTAAAGGCTCTCAAATTGCCATTATTGAGTGTAACTACGACTATAATATGCTTATGAATTGTGATTACCCTTGGGATCTAAAATCACGTGTCAAGGGGCGAAATGGGCATCTCTGCAATGAGGACACTGCAAAATTTTTGACTGAGTTATATCATGAAGACTTAGAAAAAGTTTATTTGGTTCATGTGAGTAATGACAGTAATTGCTATGATCTGGCTTATAATACTGTGGAATTTGAACTGATAAAAAATGATATAAATATCGATCTTGAAATTGTGAGGCAAAATACCGTTACACCTATATATAAATCTAAAAAATAA
- the citC gene encoding [citrate (pro-3S)-lyase] ligase, translating into MNYIVEKLHLTNAEEVNEVRSFLAAFQLDYEKDIDYTVVIRDSNKIIATCSKAKDVLKGFAVDNSLHGEGITNLLIKAIQDRLFQEGIFHSFIFTKPAYETTFKSFGYKVIASVEEVTLLEYGFNDIHKSLATMKNLYNIDTTTPKTALVMNCNPFTLGHRYLIEQASLKSEEVLIFIVEEDKSLFPFIDRYHMVKDGVADLKNVTVIPGGKYIISSATFPAYFLREETKVLSAYTKLDATVFSEYFCKQFNITKRMLGEEPYCPVTRNYNESLVNVLENHGVEVEIIPRKRISTPENYISASKVRNLIKKEGREALEHLSDFIPAVTLNYLRSEEGKEVIKKIINSNTPH; encoded by the coding sequence ATGAATTATATTGTTGAAAAGTTACATCTGACCAATGCAGAAGAGGTCAATGAAGTAAGATCATTTTTAGCTGCATTTCAATTAGACTATGAAAAAGATATCGATTATACCGTTGTTATCAGAGATTCCAATAAAATTATTGCTACCTGTTCAAAAGCTAAAGATGTTTTAAAAGGATTTGCTGTGGATAATTCACTGCATGGTGAAGGTATTACAAACCTCCTCATCAAAGCTATCCAGGACAGACTATTTCAAGAGGGAATTTTTCATTCCTTTATCTTTACAAAACCTGCCTATGAAACTACTTTTAAATCATTCGGTTATAAGGTTATAGCCAGTGTTGAAGAGGTTACCTTATTAGAGTACGGATTTAACGATATCCATAAAAGTTTGGCTACTATGAAAAATTTATACAATATCGACACCACCACTCCTAAAACAGCACTGGTTATGAATTGCAATCCTTTTACCTTGGGACATCGATATCTTATTGAGCAAGCAAGCTTAAAATCAGAGGAGGTTCTCATATTTATAGTTGAAGAAGATAAATCACTTTTTCCATTTATAGACAGATATCACATGGTAAAAGATGGAGTGGCAGATCTAAAAAATGTCACAGTTATTCCTGGTGGGAAATATATCATCTCCTCCGCTACCTTCCCTGCATATTTCCTGAGGGAAGAAACTAAGGTTTTAAGTGCATACACAAAGTTAGATGCTACTGTTTTTTCAGAATATTTTTGTAAACAGTTTAATATAACTAAAAGGATGCTGGGAGAGGAACCCTATTGTCCTGTCACAAGAAATTATAATGAGTCATTGGTGAATGTCCTGGAAAATCATGGGGTAGAGGTAGAAATTATTCCCAGAAAACGGATCTCTACACCTGAAAATTATATAAGTGCTTCTAAAGTGAGAAACCTTATAAAAAAAGAGGGCAGAGAAGCCTTGGAACATCTGTCAGATTTCATTCCAGCAGTAACACTAAATTATTTAAGATCGGAGGAGGGTAAGGAAGTAATTAAGAAAATTATAAATTCTAATACTCCCCATTAA